A section of the Felis catus isolate Fca126 chromosome B2, F.catus_Fca126_mat1.0, whole genome shotgun sequence genome encodes:
- the IL17A gene encoding interleukin-17A → MAPGTTSSMFPSLLLLLCLMAIVRTGIAFPQNPGCPTTEDKNFPQHVKVNVNILNGNKSSRRPLDYYRRSTSPWSLHRNEDPERYPSVIWEAKCLHWGCVNTEGKEDHHMNSVPIQQEILVLRRESRHCPHSFRLEKMLVTVGCTCVTPIVRHVV, encoded by the exons ATGGCTCCTGGGACAACTTCATCCATG TTCCCatcactgctgctgctgctctgtcTGATGGCTATAGTGAGGACAGGAATAGCATTCCCACAAAATCCAGGATGCCCAACTACCGAGGACAAGAATTTTCCTCAGCATGTGAAGGTCAACGTGAATATTCTTAACGGGAATAAAAGTTCCAGAAGGCCCTTGGATTACTACCGCCGATCCACTTCACCATGGAGCCTGCA CCGGAATGAGGACCCTGAGAGATACCCTTCTGTGATCTGGGAGGCCAAGTGCCTCCACTGGGGCTGTGTCAATACTGAAGGGAAGGAAGACCACCACATGAACTCCGTCCCCATCCAGCAGGAGATCTTGGTTCTGCGAAGGGAGTCTCGGCACTGTCCCCACTCCTTCCGGCTGGAGAAGATGCTGGTGACTGTGGGCTGCACCTGTGTCACCCCCATTGTTCGCCACGTGGTATAA